In Scleropages formosus chromosome 18, fSclFor1.1, whole genome shotgun sequence, one DNA window encodes the following:
- the plekhg4b gene encoding pleckstrin homology domain-containing family G member 4B isoform X2, with product MHPRAKSQSCENYLSIKDSKSLDSCIQSTLSSLYPPFSATAATVLWQLFSVVERQYRGDGLRCLVDFLLPAKRVLQTIQQETSLRFKGLLFYHEGWPLCIHEKVVLQLAPLHKVRLRQGDFYLQVVPLGRKAVKLVIKCLSPSGQAIVEIPVAESMYGSIFAADFLQNVTRDRNLHPLQNCLLSTGAVVYRTPWKNVVNPLLVSSTTDAVMQARRGGSFRAHLSTCSTSGSTGTLDSHRSSRESLHSQGAESTVSEPGPPRGLMGTALPPRPREHQPHNPERKAVTTKPGLSPLATVGKAQDGESGGPRSLSIGTDLSNPGPRRRHPRDSAAFETRRLFRKSYMEALQNPMNLGSSSESILEEGSEQSSPPTPKEDSVSLTSGASDTRSPRRTTPKGWLGGEEPQSHSSILSIQRGLKTPELSRSERRAKSLERTNKASQVKGHRARSSSGGSDSSPLKKSMNGYALKFRKLDLETAFQAAERRSFIKDDSGLHGSGSDTERRRNSHSGEVPQSPKPTSATPKQQFGIPPAPPTDCVLPRLVSEVNQELLLSGAVILPGNRDRSGRAVLQVCTRNSVWSSESFTAKDLTCLFGYYYTTLRKEKRDQGIIMLMDTRRQQPSQLLLASLSELQAFLPNALYSVLWLVDKDNASRPDLRDFTVQCELLTSLKALQKHVDASHLTRDLEGSFAYDHNHWVQFRRKIEPFASSCRSAVSSLQSSIATLSSGGKLHTAKDVEEVIDQQKRLMKSVLDDTHLIQLRLEGGTVLARIRKEEACENDGYRDAVDLVSVLYNQVDEEVHKLVILSNKSLKRLENLLETRRFEEGSAQIKLWFSVEGEKYLISLDSMNMSLRNLKQLKLKMGSFFNEAAQHQKRGLQLIRESKMIPSATLSDFKQYLSSVLARTERRKAELDLLLNLYEFYDSADQWMEHCQDYLQSLSTDNSNSPFTPAVVQVLQDYHHEATKFSPENFSSLNEMVLNLSSARELKQWNDLWHKCQETREELEEALARAQVALEAPEPVEARVPSKGSSCLLSDITPPDPRAGLSLDSEDARTRTPSPFCRGPPAFPIAPPPGSPKSEGPSRRPSLFDDTDSDCTIDSFASCQSEPAFSPATRHRKQPLKKIMKKTMSYELSTREAGHTEVSLHGYTGVYIKGLEVANNVCVEKKYQRPDIKSPGLGRSRSMSSPAGVNCRHMEEDKKQSNKVQHIMDEMIATEREYVRSLTYIIENYFPEMERADLPQDLRGKRSIIFGNLEKLCDFHGQYFLKELERCAHAPLSVSSCFLHYEDQFGMYALYSKNKPQSDALLTSHGNGFFKNKQVELGDKMDLASYLLKPIQRMSKYALLLKDLIKECSHSQEQELSDLRTAEEMVKFQLRHGNDLLAMDAIRGCDVNLKEQGQLRCQDEFVVWCGRRKYLRHVFLFEDLILFSKTKKIDGGYDIYIYKQSYKTAEIGMTENVGDSGLRFEIWFRRRKSQDTFILQASSVEVKAAWTSIIGKILWRQALRNRELRMQEMVSMGIGNKPFMDIKPSEAAISDRAIDYTMKGSESKSMASITASSFDHSAPFKRPHSTISNSSTSSSSSHSSSSLLGSLNLHLYPSPAHSLPGGASFGHWPYDCIEEDELEQDSGRQPSMITESSETSSQCTSSDSVGGLNGLTLPPSAAIAMDTFSSDVASPLHSSPFSSSSSPPSPAPPPVLFQKDQDLQSQGSSFITASKTSHITIGLSTVV from the exons GACTCCAAATCCCTAGACAGCTGCATCCAAAGCACCCTCTCGTCCCTGTACCCACCGTTCAGTGCCACTGCCGCCACTGTCCTGTGGCAGCTCTTCAGTGTGGTCGAGCGACAGTACCGTGGAGACGGCCTGCGCTGCCTGGTGGACTTCCTGTTGCCTGCCAAAAGGGTCCTGCAGACCATCCAGCAGGAGACATCT CTACGATTCAAAGGTCTGCTGTTCTACCACGAGGGCTGGCCACTCTGCATCCACGAGAAGGTGGTCCTGCAACTTGCCCCACTGCACAAGGTCCGACTGAGGCAGGGTGACTTCTACCTCCAGGTGGTTCCCCTGGGCCGCAAGGCGGTCAAGCTGGTGATAAAATGCCTGTCGCCAAGCGGGCAGGCCATTGTCGAGATCCCTGTGGCGGAGAGCATGTATGGTAGTATCTTCGCTGCCGACTTCCTGCAGAATGTGACGCGCGACCGCAATCTGCACCCACTGCAAAACTGCCTGCTGAGCACTGGAGCAGTTGTTTACCGCACGCCGTGGAAGAACGTGGTCAACCCGCTGTTGGTCAGCAGCACCACCGACGCTGTCATGCAGGCGCGTCGCGGCGGCTCCTTCCGGGCCCATCTCAGCACCTGCAGCACTAGTGGCTCCACAGGGACCCTGGATAGCCACCGCAGCTCCCGAGAGTCCCTTCACTCGCAGGGCGCCGAGTCGACAGTCTCCGAGCCTGGGCCGCCCAGGGGCCTCATGGGGACAGCTCTGCCACCGAGGCCCAGGGAGCATCAGCCCCACAACCCAGAGCGCAAGGCTGTTACCACTAAACCTGGTTTGTCGCCTTTGGCCACCGTGGGGAAAGCACAAGATGGGGAATCTGGGGGCCCCAGGTCACTCTCCATTGGCACGGACCTCAGTAACCCGGGCCCCCGCCGTCGCCATCCCCGGGACTCCGCAGCCTTCGAGACACGGCGGCTGTTCCGCAAGTCCTACATGGAGGCCCTGCAGAACCCCATGAACCTGGGCTCCAGCTCCGAGTCGATCCTGGAGGAAGGCTCGGAGCAGAGCTCACCCCCCACTCCCAAAGAGGACAGCGTGTCGCTGACCAGCGGCGCCTCAGACACCCGCAGCCCCAGAAGGACGACCCCCAAGGGGTGGCTGGGAGGGGAGGAGCCCCAATCTCACTCGTCCATCCTCTCCATTCAGCGAGGGCTCAAAACCCCAGAACTAAGTAGGTCAGAGAGGCGGGCCAAATCTCTGGAGCGGACAAACAAGGCCTcgcaggtcaaaggtcacagggcACGCTCATCTTCTGGGGGCTCTGATAGCAGCCCTCTGAAGAAGAGCATGAATGGCTATGCCCTCAAATTCAGGAAGCTGGATTTGGAAACAGCATTTCAAGCTGCGGAGAGGAGGAGTTTCATCAAGGATGATTCAG GGCTTCATGGGTCCGGCTCCGACACGGAGCGCAGACGCAACAGCCACAGCGGAGAAGTGCCCCAATCTCCTAAACCCACCAGTGCGACCCCCAAACAGCAGTTTGGGATTCCGCCAGCGCCCCCTACTGACTGCGTCCTTCCTCGACTCGTGTCGGAGGTCAACCAGGAGTTACTGCTTTCAGGGGCCGTCATCCTGCCAG GAAACAGGGACCGCAGTGGGCGGGCGGTGCTACAGGTGTGCACTCGGAACTCGGTGTGGAGTAGCGAGAGCTTTACGGCCAAAGACCTCACCTGCCTCTTTGGCTACTACTACACCACCCTTCG gaaggagaagagggatCAGGGCATCATCATGCTGATGGACACGCGCCGACAGCAACCGAGCCAACTTCTGCTCGCATCCTTATCCGAACTCCAG GCTTTCCTGCCTAATGCACTTTATTCAGTACTGTGGCTTGTGGACAAGGACAACGCATCAAGGCCTGACTTGAGAGACTTTACAGTCCAG TGTGAGCTCCTCACCTCCCTGAAGGCTCTGCAGAAGCATGTGGATGCAAGCCATCTCACTCGGGACCTGGAGGGCAGCTTCGCCTATGACCACAACCACTGGGTACAGTTCAGAAGG AAAATCGAACCCTTCGCCAGCAGCTGCAGGTCAGCTGTTTCCTCTCTTCAGAGCTCCATTGCCACTCTCAGCTCTGGTGGCAAACTACACACTGCCAAG GATGTGGAGGAGGTCATTGACCAACAGAAGCGGCTGATGAAGAGTGTGTTGGATGACAcgcatctgatccaactcaggCTGGAGGGCGGGACTGTTTTAGCTCGGATCCGGAAAGAGGAGGCTTGTGAAAATGACGGTTATAG GGATGCGGTTGACTTGGTGAGTGTGCTGTACAACCAGGTCGATGAGGAAGTCCACAAACTTGTGATACTCTCAAACAAGTCATTGAAAAGGCTGGAGAACCTCCTGGAAACACGTAGATTTGAAGAGGGGAGTGCTCAA ATCAAGCTGTGGTTCAGCGTTGAGGGGGAGAAATACCTCATTTCTCTGGACTCCATGAACATGTCTTTGAGGAATCTCAAACAGCTGAAGCTAAAAATGGGCTCCTTCTTCAATGAGGCAGCA CAACATCAGAAGCGGGGTTTACAGCTCATCCGGGAATCAAAGATGATCCCCAGCGCCACTTTGTCTGACTTCAAGCAGTACCTCAGCTCTGTCCTTGCTCGCACTGAGCGGCGAAAAGCAGAGCTTGACCTTCTGCTCAACCTGTATGAGTTCTACGACTCA GCTGATCAGTGGATGGAGCACTGCCAGGATTACTTACAGAGTTTGAGCACGGACAACAGCAACTCCCCTTTCACCCCAGCAGTGGTACAGGTTCTCCAGGACTATCATCATGAAGCCACCAAGTTCTCACCAGAGAACTTCAGTTCCCTAAACGAGATGGTGCTGAACCTGAGCAGTGCACGGGAGCTCAAGCAGTGGAATGACCTCTGGCACAAATGCCAGGAGACCCgggaagagctggaggaagcaCTGGCCAGGGCTCAGGTGGCCTTGGAAGCTCCTGAGCCAGTGGAAGCAAGAGTCCCATCTAAAGGGTCCTcctgcctgctctctgacatTACACCTCCTGATCCCCGGGCAGGACTTTCCCTCGACAGTGAGGATGCAAGGACCCGCACTCCCAGCCCCTTTTGCAGGGGCCCACCTGCATTCCCGATTGCACCCCCTCCTGGCTCACCCAAGAGTGAGGGGCCGAGTCGCCGCCCATCACTGTTCGATGACACGGACAGCGACTGCACTATCGACTCCTTTGCCTCCTGCCAGTCAGAGCCGGCCTTCTCCCCAGCCACGAGACACCGCAAGCAGCCACTGAAGAAGATCATGAAGAAGACAATGAGCTATGAACTGTCCACCCGGGAAGCTGGCCACACTGAAGTTAGCCTGCATGGATATACAGGTGTCTATATCAAAGGGTTGGAAGTGGCCAACAACGTGTGTGTGGAGAAGAAGTACCAGCGGCCTGACATCAAGAGCCCAGGGTTGGGTCGCAGCCGTAGTATGTCCTCCCCTGCTGGGGTGAACTGCAGACACATGGAGGAGGACAAGAAGCAGAGCAA TAAAGTCCAGCATATCATGGATGAGATGATTGCCACCGAGAGGGAATACGTACGATCCCTCACCTATATCATCGAGAACTATTTCCCGGAGATGGAGCGGGCCGACCTGCCGCAGGACCTGCGTGGGAAGCGTAGCATCATCTTTGGAAATTTGGAGAAGCTGTGTGACTTCCATGGCCAGTACTTCCTGAAGGAGCTGGAGCGCTGTGCTCATGCCCCTCTTTCAGTCAGCAGCTGCTTCCTGCATTAT GAGGATCAGTTTGGGATGTACGCTCTCTACAGCAAAAACAAGCCCCAGTCTGATGCACTCCTAACTAGCCATGGCAATGGGTTTTTCAAG AATAAGCAGGTGGAGCTGGGGGATAAGATGGACCTGGCCTCTTACCTGCTGAAGCCCATCCAGCGCATGAGCAAGTATGCTCTGCTCCTGAAGGACCTCATCAAGGAGTGTAGCCACTCGCAGGAACAGGAGCTGAGTGATCTCCGCACGGCTGAGGAGATGGTCAAATTCCAGCTCCGCCATGGCAATGACTTGCTGGCTATGGATGCTATTCGTGGATGTGAT GTAAACCTGAAAGAGCAGGGTCAGCTCCGGTGTCAGGATGAGTTCGTCGTCTGGTGTGGACGCAGGAAGTACCTCCGTCATGTCTTTTTATTTGAGGACCTCATCCTCTTCAGCAAAACTAAGAAGATTGATGGGGGTtatgacatttacatctacaAGCAGTCCTACAAG ACAGCAGAGATCGGCATGACAGAGAATGTTGGAGACAGTGGGCTGCGGTTCGAGATCTGGTTCCGGCGCAGGAAGTCCCAGGACACTTTCATCCTCCAGGCCAGCTCGGTCGAGGTGAAGGCTGCTTGGACCTCCATCATTGGCAAGATCCTGTGGAGACAAGCTCTGCGCAACCGAG AGCTACGGATGCAGGAAATGGTGTCCATGGGGATTGGCAACAAACCCTTCATGGATATCAAACCCAGTGAAGCAGCCATCAGTGACCGGGCCATTGACTACACCATGAAGGGATCAG AGTCCAAAAGCATGGCCTCCATCACAGCATCATCCTTTGACCACTCTGCACCCTTCAAGAGGCCTCATTCCACCATCTCCAATAGCAGCAcctcttcctccagcagtcACTCCTCATCCTCGCTGCTGGGCTCCCTCAACCTGCACCTGTACCCCTCACCTGCCCACTCACTCCCGGGGGGTGCCTCCTTTGGACACTGGCCTTACGACTGCattgaggaggatgagctgGAGCAGGACAGTGGCAGGCAACCATCCATGA TCACAGAAAGCTCAGAGACGTCCTCCCAGTGCACGTCCAGCGACAGCGTGGGCGGACTCAATGGCCTTACACTCCCTCCTAGCGCTGCCATCGCCATGGACACATTCTCCAGCGATGTGGCTTCCCCCCTGCACTCGTCCCCtttctcctcctcatcatccccGCCATCGCCGGCACCCCCGCCAGTTCTCTTCCAGAAGGACCAGGACCTCCAGTCGCAGGGCAGCAGCTTCATCACAGCA AGCAAGACATCTCATATAACAATAGGCCTCTCAACAGTGGTCTGA
- the plekhg4b gene encoding pleckstrin homology domain-containing family G member 4B isoform X1: MHPRAKSQSCENYLSIKDSKSLDSCIQSTLSSLYPPFSATAATVLWQLFSVVERQYRGDGLRCLVDFLLPAKRVLQTIQQETSLRFKGLLFYHEGWPLCIHEKVVLQLAPLHKVRLRQGDFYLQVVPLGRKAVKLVIKCLSPSGQAIVEIPVAESMYGSIFAADFLQNVTRDRNLHPLQNCLLSTGAVVYRTPWKNVVNPLLVSSTTDAVMQARRGGSFRAHLSTCSTSGSTGTLDSHRSSRESLHSQGAESTVSEPGPPRGLMGTALPPRPREHQPHNPERKAVTTKPGLSPLATVGKAQDGESGGPRSLSIGTDLSNPGPRRRHPRDSAAFETRRLFRKSYMEALQNPMNLGSSSESILEEGSEQSSPPTPKEDSVSLTSGASDTRSPRRTTPKGWLGGEEPQSHSSILSIQRGLKTPELSRSERRAKSLERTNKASQVKGHRARSSSGGSDSSPLKKSMNGYALKFRKLDLETAFQAAERRSFIKDDSGLHGSGSDTERRRNSHSGEVPQSPKPTSATPKQQFGIPPAPPTDCVLPRLVSEVNQELLLSGAVILPGNRDRSGRAVLQVCTRNSVWSSESFTAKDLTCLFGYYYTTLRKEKRDQGIIMLMDTRRQQPSQLLLASLSELQAFLPNALYSVLWLVDKDNASRPDLRDFTVQCELLTSLKALQKHVDASHLTRDLEGSFAYDHNHWVQFRRKIEPFASSCRSAVSSLQSSIATLSSGGKLHTAKDVEEVIDQQKRLMKSVLDDTHLIQLRLEGGTVLARIRKEEACENDGYRDAVDLVSVLYNQVDEEVHKLVILSNKSLKRLENLLETRRFEEGSAQIKLWFSVEGEKYLISLDSMNMSLRNLKQLKLKMGSFFNEAAQHQKRGLQLIRESKMIPSATLSDFKQYLSSVLARTERRKAELDLLLNLYEFYDSADQWMEHCQDYLQSLSTDNSNSPFTPAVVQVLQDYHHEATKFSPENFSSLNEMVLNLSSARELKQWNDLWHKCQETREELEEALARAQVALEAPEPVEARVPSKGSSCLLSDITPPDPRAGLSLDSEDARTRTPSPFCRGPPAFPIAPPPGSPKSEGPSRRPSLFDDTDSDCTIDSFASCQSEPAFSPATRHRKQPLKKIMKKTMSYELSTREAGHTEVSLHGYTGVYIKGLEVANNVCVEKKYQRPDIKSPGLGRSRSMSSPAGVNCRHMEEDKKQSNKVQHIMDEMIATEREYVRSLTYIIENYFPEMERADLPQDLRGKRSIIFGNLEKLCDFHGQYFLKELERCAHAPLSVSSCFLHYEDQFGMYALYSKNKPQSDALLTSHGNGFFKNKQVELGDKMDLASYLLKPIQRMSKYALLLKDLIKECSHSQEQELSDLRTAEEMVKFQLRHGNDLLAMDAIRGCDVNLKEQGQLRCQDEFVVWCGRRKYLRHVFLFEDLILFSKTKKIDGGYDIYIYKQSYKTAEIGMTENVGDSGLRFEIWFRRRKSQDTFILQASSVEVKAAWTSIIGKILWRQALRNRELRMQEMVSMGIGNKPFMDIKPSEAAISDRAIDYTMKGSAESKSMASITASSFDHSAPFKRPHSTISNSSTSSSSSHSSSSLLGSLNLHLYPSPAHSLPGGASFGHWPYDCIEEDELEQDSGRQPSMITESSETSSQCTSSDSVGGLNGLTLPPSAAIAMDTFSSDVASPLHSSPFSSSSSPPSPAPPPVLFQKDQDLQSQGSSFITASKTSHITIGLSTVV; the protein is encoded by the exons GACTCCAAATCCCTAGACAGCTGCATCCAAAGCACCCTCTCGTCCCTGTACCCACCGTTCAGTGCCACTGCCGCCACTGTCCTGTGGCAGCTCTTCAGTGTGGTCGAGCGACAGTACCGTGGAGACGGCCTGCGCTGCCTGGTGGACTTCCTGTTGCCTGCCAAAAGGGTCCTGCAGACCATCCAGCAGGAGACATCT CTACGATTCAAAGGTCTGCTGTTCTACCACGAGGGCTGGCCACTCTGCATCCACGAGAAGGTGGTCCTGCAACTTGCCCCACTGCACAAGGTCCGACTGAGGCAGGGTGACTTCTACCTCCAGGTGGTTCCCCTGGGCCGCAAGGCGGTCAAGCTGGTGATAAAATGCCTGTCGCCAAGCGGGCAGGCCATTGTCGAGATCCCTGTGGCGGAGAGCATGTATGGTAGTATCTTCGCTGCCGACTTCCTGCAGAATGTGACGCGCGACCGCAATCTGCACCCACTGCAAAACTGCCTGCTGAGCACTGGAGCAGTTGTTTACCGCACGCCGTGGAAGAACGTGGTCAACCCGCTGTTGGTCAGCAGCACCACCGACGCTGTCATGCAGGCGCGTCGCGGCGGCTCCTTCCGGGCCCATCTCAGCACCTGCAGCACTAGTGGCTCCACAGGGACCCTGGATAGCCACCGCAGCTCCCGAGAGTCCCTTCACTCGCAGGGCGCCGAGTCGACAGTCTCCGAGCCTGGGCCGCCCAGGGGCCTCATGGGGACAGCTCTGCCACCGAGGCCCAGGGAGCATCAGCCCCACAACCCAGAGCGCAAGGCTGTTACCACTAAACCTGGTTTGTCGCCTTTGGCCACCGTGGGGAAAGCACAAGATGGGGAATCTGGGGGCCCCAGGTCACTCTCCATTGGCACGGACCTCAGTAACCCGGGCCCCCGCCGTCGCCATCCCCGGGACTCCGCAGCCTTCGAGACACGGCGGCTGTTCCGCAAGTCCTACATGGAGGCCCTGCAGAACCCCATGAACCTGGGCTCCAGCTCCGAGTCGATCCTGGAGGAAGGCTCGGAGCAGAGCTCACCCCCCACTCCCAAAGAGGACAGCGTGTCGCTGACCAGCGGCGCCTCAGACACCCGCAGCCCCAGAAGGACGACCCCCAAGGGGTGGCTGGGAGGGGAGGAGCCCCAATCTCACTCGTCCATCCTCTCCATTCAGCGAGGGCTCAAAACCCCAGAACTAAGTAGGTCAGAGAGGCGGGCCAAATCTCTGGAGCGGACAAACAAGGCCTcgcaggtcaaaggtcacagggcACGCTCATCTTCTGGGGGCTCTGATAGCAGCCCTCTGAAGAAGAGCATGAATGGCTATGCCCTCAAATTCAGGAAGCTGGATTTGGAAACAGCATTTCAAGCTGCGGAGAGGAGGAGTTTCATCAAGGATGATTCAG GGCTTCATGGGTCCGGCTCCGACACGGAGCGCAGACGCAACAGCCACAGCGGAGAAGTGCCCCAATCTCCTAAACCCACCAGTGCGACCCCCAAACAGCAGTTTGGGATTCCGCCAGCGCCCCCTACTGACTGCGTCCTTCCTCGACTCGTGTCGGAGGTCAACCAGGAGTTACTGCTTTCAGGGGCCGTCATCCTGCCAG GAAACAGGGACCGCAGTGGGCGGGCGGTGCTACAGGTGTGCACTCGGAACTCGGTGTGGAGTAGCGAGAGCTTTACGGCCAAAGACCTCACCTGCCTCTTTGGCTACTACTACACCACCCTTCG gaaggagaagagggatCAGGGCATCATCATGCTGATGGACACGCGCCGACAGCAACCGAGCCAACTTCTGCTCGCATCCTTATCCGAACTCCAG GCTTTCCTGCCTAATGCACTTTATTCAGTACTGTGGCTTGTGGACAAGGACAACGCATCAAGGCCTGACTTGAGAGACTTTACAGTCCAG TGTGAGCTCCTCACCTCCCTGAAGGCTCTGCAGAAGCATGTGGATGCAAGCCATCTCACTCGGGACCTGGAGGGCAGCTTCGCCTATGACCACAACCACTGGGTACAGTTCAGAAGG AAAATCGAACCCTTCGCCAGCAGCTGCAGGTCAGCTGTTTCCTCTCTTCAGAGCTCCATTGCCACTCTCAGCTCTGGTGGCAAACTACACACTGCCAAG GATGTGGAGGAGGTCATTGACCAACAGAAGCGGCTGATGAAGAGTGTGTTGGATGACAcgcatctgatccaactcaggCTGGAGGGCGGGACTGTTTTAGCTCGGATCCGGAAAGAGGAGGCTTGTGAAAATGACGGTTATAG GGATGCGGTTGACTTGGTGAGTGTGCTGTACAACCAGGTCGATGAGGAAGTCCACAAACTTGTGATACTCTCAAACAAGTCATTGAAAAGGCTGGAGAACCTCCTGGAAACACGTAGATTTGAAGAGGGGAGTGCTCAA ATCAAGCTGTGGTTCAGCGTTGAGGGGGAGAAATACCTCATTTCTCTGGACTCCATGAACATGTCTTTGAGGAATCTCAAACAGCTGAAGCTAAAAATGGGCTCCTTCTTCAATGAGGCAGCA CAACATCAGAAGCGGGGTTTACAGCTCATCCGGGAATCAAAGATGATCCCCAGCGCCACTTTGTCTGACTTCAAGCAGTACCTCAGCTCTGTCCTTGCTCGCACTGAGCGGCGAAAAGCAGAGCTTGACCTTCTGCTCAACCTGTATGAGTTCTACGACTCA GCTGATCAGTGGATGGAGCACTGCCAGGATTACTTACAGAGTTTGAGCACGGACAACAGCAACTCCCCTTTCACCCCAGCAGTGGTACAGGTTCTCCAGGACTATCATCATGAAGCCACCAAGTTCTCACCAGAGAACTTCAGTTCCCTAAACGAGATGGTGCTGAACCTGAGCAGTGCACGGGAGCTCAAGCAGTGGAATGACCTCTGGCACAAATGCCAGGAGACCCgggaagagctggaggaagcaCTGGCCAGGGCTCAGGTGGCCTTGGAAGCTCCTGAGCCAGTGGAAGCAAGAGTCCCATCTAAAGGGTCCTcctgcctgctctctgacatTACACCTCCTGATCCCCGGGCAGGACTTTCCCTCGACAGTGAGGATGCAAGGACCCGCACTCCCAGCCCCTTTTGCAGGGGCCCACCTGCATTCCCGATTGCACCCCCTCCTGGCTCACCCAAGAGTGAGGGGCCGAGTCGCCGCCCATCACTGTTCGATGACACGGACAGCGACTGCACTATCGACTCCTTTGCCTCCTGCCAGTCAGAGCCGGCCTTCTCCCCAGCCACGAGACACCGCAAGCAGCCACTGAAGAAGATCATGAAGAAGACAATGAGCTATGAACTGTCCACCCGGGAAGCTGGCCACACTGAAGTTAGCCTGCATGGATATACAGGTGTCTATATCAAAGGGTTGGAAGTGGCCAACAACGTGTGTGTGGAGAAGAAGTACCAGCGGCCTGACATCAAGAGCCCAGGGTTGGGTCGCAGCCGTAGTATGTCCTCCCCTGCTGGGGTGAACTGCAGACACATGGAGGAGGACAAGAAGCAGAGCAA TAAAGTCCAGCATATCATGGATGAGATGATTGCCACCGAGAGGGAATACGTACGATCCCTCACCTATATCATCGAGAACTATTTCCCGGAGATGGAGCGGGCCGACCTGCCGCAGGACCTGCGTGGGAAGCGTAGCATCATCTTTGGAAATTTGGAGAAGCTGTGTGACTTCCATGGCCAGTACTTCCTGAAGGAGCTGGAGCGCTGTGCTCATGCCCCTCTTTCAGTCAGCAGCTGCTTCCTGCATTAT GAGGATCAGTTTGGGATGTACGCTCTCTACAGCAAAAACAAGCCCCAGTCTGATGCACTCCTAACTAGCCATGGCAATGGGTTTTTCAAG AATAAGCAGGTGGAGCTGGGGGATAAGATGGACCTGGCCTCTTACCTGCTGAAGCCCATCCAGCGCATGAGCAAGTATGCTCTGCTCCTGAAGGACCTCATCAAGGAGTGTAGCCACTCGCAGGAACAGGAGCTGAGTGATCTCCGCACGGCTGAGGAGATGGTCAAATTCCAGCTCCGCCATGGCAATGACTTGCTGGCTATGGATGCTATTCGTGGATGTGAT GTAAACCTGAAAGAGCAGGGTCAGCTCCGGTGTCAGGATGAGTTCGTCGTCTGGTGTGGACGCAGGAAGTACCTCCGTCATGTCTTTTTATTTGAGGACCTCATCCTCTTCAGCAAAACTAAGAAGATTGATGGGGGTtatgacatttacatctacaAGCAGTCCTACAAG ACAGCAGAGATCGGCATGACAGAGAATGTTGGAGACAGTGGGCTGCGGTTCGAGATCTGGTTCCGGCGCAGGAAGTCCCAGGACACTTTCATCCTCCAGGCCAGCTCGGTCGAGGTGAAGGCTGCTTGGACCTCCATCATTGGCAAGATCCTGTGGAGACAAGCTCTGCGCAACCGAG AGCTACGGATGCAGGAAATGGTGTCCATGGGGATTGGCAACAAACCCTTCATGGATATCAAACCCAGTGAAGCAGCCATCAGTGACCGGGCCATTGACTACACCATGAAGGGATCAG CAGAGTCCAAAAGCATGGCCTCCATCACAGCATCATCCTTTGACCACTCTGCACCCTTCAAGAGGCCTCATTCCACCATCTCCAATAGCAGCAcctcttcctccagcagtcACTCCTCATCCTCGCTGCTGGGCTCCCTCAACCTGCACCTGTACCCCTCACCTGCCCACTCACTCCCGGGGGGTGCCTCCTTTGGACACTGGCCTTACGACTGCattgaggaggatgagctgGAGCAGGACAGTGGCAGGCAACCATCCATGA TCACAGAAAGCTCAGAGACGTCCTCCCAGTGCACGTCCAGCGACAGCGTGGGCGGACTCAATGGCCTTACACTCCCTCCTAGCGCTGCCATCGCCATGGACACATTCTCCAGCGATGTGGCTTCCCCCCTGCACTCGTCCCCtttctcctcctcatcatccccGCCATCGCCGGCACCCCCGCCAGTTCTCTTCCAGAAGGACCAGGACCTCCAGTCGCAGGGCAGCAGCTTCATCACAGCA AGCAAGACATCTCATATAACAATAGGCCTCTCAACAGTGGTCTGA